One genomic region from Phorcysia thermohydrogeniphila encodes:
- a CDS encoding chloride channel protein, with amino-acid sequence MKEEFRYFPEYVKGCGRTNLTHRFDISAISNFFGKWIPFAFAVGIVTGGVASLMDIIIVNLNSLLTENVPLLLLYPLLVSLIVGYATSLDPKIGGPGIGYAIIHLKTKVYIPLKTILLKLVTSTLVLSGGFIAGREGPSFFIGVALGEWLGKVYGISKKYKPLLGLIGGGAFTGALLKAPLGSAIFAMELEEMYNLDYRPFVPMIIASIVSYLTFSFFRGESAFIHLDKLPEWNLTSIPYIVVMGLTISLTTYVYTFLFHTATCSSKFFEPKIRPVVGASLAIPFLLLTYLLTKDTDFLSTPAHMGIVSKLAQIPFPVWTDILIVVVVLIVTSLTLSFGIPGGLVLPNLLIGAAIGNIFGHLFPAQIVTFTLAGMGAALAAGAKTPLAAIVMITEMTHADVVIPMTAAIITSYTTSFGFSLYLGQEIKLKPMDKRDEDRR; translated from the coding sequence TTGAAGGAAGAGTTCAGGTACTTCCCAGAGTACGTAAAGGGATGCGGAAGGACAAACTTAACTCACAGGTTTGATATCTCTGCCATCTCCAACTTCTTCGGTAAGTGGATACCCTTTGCGTTTGCAGTAGGGATTGTAACGGGAGGCGTTGCCTCCCTTATGGATATCATTATCGTTAACCTGAACTCCCTCCTTACGGAAAACGTTCCCCTGCTTCTTCTCTACCCCCTCCTCGTCTCCCTCATCGTTGGATATGCTACAAGTCTTGATCCAAAGATAGGAGGGCCCGGAATAGGCTACGCGATAATCCACCTTAAAACAAAGGTATACATTCCCCTTAAAACGATTCTCCTAAAATTAGTCACATCAACCTTAGTTTTGTCGGGAGGTTTTATCGCCGGAAGGGAAGGTCCCTCTTTCTTCATCGGTGTTGCCTTAGGTGAGTGGCTCGGTAAAGTCTACGGAATCAGCAAGAAGTACAAGCCTCTCCTTGGCCTAATTGGAGGTGGCGCTTTTACGGGAGCTCTCCTAAAAGCTCCCCTCGGCAGTGCCATCTTTGCAATGGAACTTGAGGAGATGTACAACCTTGATTACCGTCCTTTCGTACCGATGATTATCGCCTCAATAGTCAGTTACCTTACATTCTCTTTCTTTCGCGGAGAAAGTGCGTTCATCCACTTAGACAAGCTGCCTGAGTGGAACTTAACGAGCATTCCCTACATAGTCGTAATGGGACTCACAATAAGCCTCACCACCTACGTCTACACCTTCCTCTTCCACACGGCAACCTGTTCCTCTAAGTTCTTTGAACCAAAGATAAGACCTGTAGTTGGGGCATCCTTAGCGATACCCTTTTTGCTCTTAACCTACCTTTTAACTAAGGATACAGACTTCCTCTCAACGCCGGCCCACATGGGTATCGTTTCTAAACTTGCCCAAATTCCCTTTCCCGTATGGACAGACATCCTGATCGTCGTGGTTGTTCTAATCGTAACCAGTCTAACCCTCTCTTTTGGCATTCCGGGAGGACTTGTCCTTCCCAACCTTCTGATCGGTGCAGCGATAGGAAACATCTTTGGCCACCTTTTCCCAGCCCAGATAGTTACATTTACCCTTGCAGGGATGGGAGCGGCGCTTGCAGCGGGAGCAAAAACGCCCTTAGCGGCAATAGTGATGATTACGGAAATGACCCACGCAGATGTTGTAATTCCGATGACTGCGGCCATAATTACAAGCTACACGACAAGCTTCGGCTTTAGCCTATACTTAGGACAGGAGATAAAGCTTAAGCCTATGGATAAAAGGGATGAAGATAGAAGGTAA
- the coaBC gene encoding bifunctional phosphopantothenoylcysteine decarboxylase/phosphopantothenate--cysteine ligase CoaBC, with amino-acid sequence MKIEGKRIVLGITGSIAAYKTIELLRALKKKGAEVRVAVTPYALKFVTPLTLEVLSGYSVYREVVPESSPEIRHTTLSAWGELFLVAPATANTIAKIACGIADTPVTDLALCFGRGIICPAMNVKMYENPITQGNLKKLKELGWEVVEPSSGYLACGDEGKGRLAEIEDILDAVSYWFTPKLLKGKKVVVTAGATREYIDPVRFISNPSSGKMGFSIAKAARAAGAEVTLITGNTHLRTPYGVKRIDVETVEEMKEAALSEFEKADIYISSAAIGDYRPLKRAPEKIKKGQERLVIELERTPDILKLIGERKKDGQLVVGFAAETKDLLKNAREKLKKKNLDGIVANDVKKGIFGSDQTEVVFITEKGETHLKGSKEDVALEIIRLISEL; translated from the coding sequence ATGAAGATAGAAGGTAAGAGGATAGTCCTTGGAATAACGGGAAGTATTGCAGCCTATAAGACTATAGAGCTCCTAAGGGCCTTAAAGAAGAAAGGGGCAGAAGTGCGCGTAGCCGTAACCCCTTACGCTTTAAAGTTCGTAACGCCCCTTACCTTAGAAGTTCTCTCAGGTTACTCTGTCTACAGAGAAGTAGTGCCGGAGAGCTCTCCAGAAATCAGACACACCACTCTTTCGGCGTGGGGAGAGCTCTTTTTGGTAGCTCCGGCAACGGCAAACACTATTGCAAAAATTGCCTGCGGAATAGCCGACACTCCCGTAACTGACCTTGCCCTCTGTTTTGGAAGAGGTATCATCTGCCCGGCAATGAACGTAAAGATGTACGAAAACCCTATTACTCAAGGCAACCTAAAAAAACTAAAAGAGCTTGGCTGGGAAGTTGTTGAACCCTCCTCTGGATACTTAGCCTGTGGCGACGAAGGAAAGGGAAGGCTAGCAGAGATTGAGGACATCCTTGACGCCGTTTCCTACTGGTTTACCCCCAAGCTCCTCAAAGGGAAAAAAGTGGTAGTAACTGCCGGAGCAACAAGAGAATACATAGACCCTGTCCGCTTTATTTCTAATCCTTCCTCAGGCAAAATGGGATTCTCCATCGCAAAAGCTGCAAGGGCAGCAGGAGCAGAAGTTACTCTAATAACGGGAAATACCCACCTCAGAACTCCTTACGGCGTAAAGCGTATAGACGTTGAAACGGTTGAAGAAATGAAAGAGGCAGCTCTAAGTGAGTTTGAGAAGGCCGACATATACATCTCCTCCGCAGCAATTGGTGACTATAGGCCTTTAAAAAGAGCTCCAGAGAAAATTAAGAAAGGGCAGGAAAGACTTGTAATTGAGCTTGAAAGAACGCCAGACATACTCAAGCTAATAGGAGAAAGGAAAAAGGACGGACAGCTCGTTGTTGGTTTTGCTGCAGAAACAAAAGACCTACTCAAAAACGCAAGGGAGAAGCTAAAAAAGAAGAACCTTGACGGGATAGTTGCTAATGATGTAAAAAAAGGCATATTTGGAAGCGACCAAACAGAAGTCGTATTCATAACAGAGAAAGGCGAAACGCACCTAAAAGGTTCAAAAGAGGATGTAGCTCTTGAAATTATCAGGCTCATCTCTGAGCTATAA
- the ftsY gene encoding signal recognition particle-docking protein FtsY: MFGFFKRKKKKLEEELKQNPAQPEKWLELAEESEKEAPRALINALLYSNGKLIDVVTKKIKNLAIFTEIEPFIQQVEEKLGKEYASFLKGLIEEYRGNLQRARNLYDVARNSQNKELSFLCSYYIANIHIKEELYDLALKTLKEIEDRVPENYKLEFSVKKRELEEKLGLSGSKLLKTLKEGLKKTRDALGLSDFRGRKVDESLFEELEERLILADVGVNTTMQLIDFLRQEAKKRKIKSSDELLELLKEKLKEILSRCQGELNLSEKPSVILVLGVNGVGKTTTIGKLAKQLKDSGLSVVLAAADTFRAAAIEQLEVWAERAGVRIIKAQEGTDPAAVVFDAIQSVKAKGDDVLIVDTAGRLHNKERLMREIHKIKKVIGREFPGQPAEILLVLDANTGQNAISQARAFKEITDVTGIALTKLDGTAKGGIVIAICNDLKIPVKLVGIGEKIEDLRKFDPKEFVEGLFESST, translated from the coding sequence ATGTTTGGATTCTTTAAGAGGAAAAAAAAGAAGCTGGAAGAGGAACTGAAACAGAACCCGGCTCAGCCAGAAAAGTGGTTAGAACTGGCAGAGGAAAGTGAAAAAGAAGCTCCAAGAGCTCTTATAAACGCCCTTCTTTACAGTAACGGAAAGCTAATAGACGTCGTTACCAAAAAAATTAAGAACCTTGCCATATTCACAGAGATAGAACCCTTCATCCAACAAGTTGAAGAAAAGCTCGGTAAAGAGTACGCCTCCTTTTTAAAAGGCCTAATTGAGGAGTATAGGGGAAACCTTCAGAGGGCCAGAAACCTCTACGACGTTGCAAGGAACAGCCAGAATAAGGAACTCTCCTTCCTCTGTAGCTACTACATAGCCAACATCCACATTAAGGAGGAGCTCTACGACTTAGCCCTAAAAACCTTAAAGGAGATTGAGGACAGAGTTCCAGAAAACTACAAGTTGGAGTTCTCCGTCAAAAAGAGAGAACTTGAGGAAAAACTCGGCCTTTCCGGCTCTAAGCTCTTAAAGACCCTTAAGGAAGGCCTCAAAAAAACAAGGGATGCCCTTGGGCTTTCTGACTTTAGAGGAAGGAAAGTTGACGAGTCCCTTTTTGAGGAACTTGAAGAGAGACTAATACTTGCAGACGTTGGAGTAAACACCACAATGCAGCTTATTGACTTCCTCAGACAAGAAGCCAAGAAGAGGAAGATAAAGAGCTCCGATGAGCTTTTGGAGCTCCTAAAAGAAAAACTCAAAGAAATCCTCTCAAGGTGTCAGGGAGAACTAAACCTTTCTGAAAAACCTTCAGTAATCTTGGTATTGGGAGTCAACGGCGTCGGAAAGACTACAACTATCGGAAAACTCGCAAAGCAGTTAAAGGACTCTGGACTCTCTGTTGTCCTCGCAGCTGCAGACACATTTAGGGCTGCTGCAATAGAACAGCTTGAGGTCTGGGCAGAAAGGGCAGGCGTAAGAATCATAAAGGCTCAGGAAGGAACAGACCCCGCAGCCGTCGTCTTTGATGCAATCCAGAGCGTTAAGGCAAAAGGAGACGACGTTCTCATAGTGGACACAGCCGGAAGGCTTCACAACAAGGAAAGGCTAATGAGAGAAATTCACAAAATTAAGAAAGTAATTGGAAGGGAATTCCCCGGCCAGCCTGCAGAAATCCTCCTCGTCCTTGACGCAAACACGGGACAGAACGCAATCTCTCAGGCAAGAGCTTTCAAAGAGATAACAGACGTTACCGGAATAGCCCTCACCAAACTTGACGGAACAGCCAAGGGAGGAATCGTCATAGCTATCTGTAACGACCTCAAAATTCCCGTAAAACTTGTAGGAATCGGAGAAAAAATAGAAGACTTAAGGAAATTTGACCCCAAAGAGTTCGTTGAAGGGCTGTTTGAGAGCTCTACTTAA
- a CDS encoding nucleotidyl transferase AbiEii/AbiGii toxin family protein, giving the protein MFRLRSATAEEIKYYFEVVYPAQDRILSAIGKHFGDAFYLTGGTALSRFYFQHRLSEDLDLFTGTENIKTTIPRIVNLIESSGYKVVVEASSVTFGRLFVLLEGKEKLKIDLVADFPLETPKAKKNFYVDTLTNIAVNKITAFEDRAELKDLVDLYFIVKEGGINVEEILKLADRKRVPIPYEELLAINSLGISGSALLLKEVDVKELEKFLKELKEVLEENVKKKVQEAKSKIEEIVHDLLWDFPPEERRISLKTIPVLKRRIKGLSYPKRKAIELAVREFC; this is encoded by the coding sequence ATGTTCAGACTGCGTTCTGCAACGGCCGAAGAAATTAAATACTATTTTGAAGTTGTATACCCCGCACAGGATAGAATACTTTCGGCAATAGGAAAACACTTCGGAGATGCTTTTTACCTTACGGGAGGGACAGCCCTTTCAAGGTTCTACTTCCAGCACAGATTATCCGAAGACCTTGACCTGTTTACAGGAACTGAGAATATAAAGACAACTATTCCGAGAATCGTCAATTTAATAGAGAGTTCTGGATACAAAGTCGTAGTAGAAGCCTCTTCTGTTACTTTTGGGAGGCTTTTTGTCCTACTTGAAGGAAAGGAAAAGCTGAAAATAGACCTTGTAGCCGATTTCCCCTTAGAAACTCCAAAAGCTAAAAAGAACTTCTACGTTGACACCCTTACCAACATAGCAGTTAACAAAATCACCGCCTTTGAAGACAGGGCAGAACTTAAAGACCTCGTTGACCTGTACTTTATAGTTAAAGAAGGAGGTATAAACGTAGAAGAAATACTAAAACTCGCAGACAGGAAAAGAGTTCCCATTCCCTATGAAGAGCTCCTCGCCATTAACAGCTTAGGAATTTCAGGAAGTGCTTTACTTTTGAAAGAAGTAGATGTTAAGGAGCTTGAAAAGTTCCTTAAAGAACTAAAAGAGGTTCTTGAAGAAAACGTTAAAAAAAAAGTCCAAGAAGCCAAAAGTAAGATAGAAGAAATAGTCCATGACCTTCTATGGGATTTCCCTCCTGAAGAAAGAAGGATAAGTTTAAAGACTATTCCGGTTCTAAAAAGAAGAATCAAAGGACTTAGTTACCCAAAAAGGAAGGCCATTGAGTTAGCAGTAAGAGAGTTCTGCTAA